The following coding sequences are from one Streptomyces sp. NBC_01485 window:
- a CDS encoding PQQ-binding-like beta-propeller repeat protein: protein MFCAPAVADGFVYGAGEGGDLYAVDAATGKEAWTGVVYVGSENGELFAVTA, encoded by the coding sequence GTGTTCTGCGCTCCGGCCGTCGCCGACGGTTTCGTCTACGGCGCGGGCGAGGGCGGCGACCTCTACGCGGTGGACGCCGCCACCGGCAAGGAGGCCTGGACGGGGGTGGTCTACGTGGGCAGCGAGAACGGCGAACTGTTCGCGGTGACGGCGTAG
- a CDS encoding inositol monophosphatase family protein has translation MSQELLAATVAAVRHAGARMMTRYSTDARQPGLPELLADLQANDAAVVDTLRPALAEALPSAGWLNDEHGSGPLATGEWWLIDPVGGNVNAVHGMPDWNIGVSLVRDGRPVLAVVHFPVFDEMFTATEGGGAFLNGARLRASAKTSLDGALAGTGLAQPGHDPELAKRMGSAFTAMTNSALYVRVSVPVTHQLAQVAAGRMDLHWQFDNVRSHAAGVLLVQEAGGVVTDLEGKPWELAGESYLAAAPGVHAAALQVLTA, from the coding sequence ATGAGCCAGGAACTGCTTGCCGCCACCGTCGCCGCCGTCCGCCACGCGGGCGCCCGGATGATGACGCGCTATTCCACCGACGCCCGTCAGCCCGGGCTCCCCGAACTGCTCGCGGACCTCCAGGCCAATGACGCGGCCGTCGTCGACACGTTGCGCCCGGCGTTGGCCGAGGCCCTGCCGAGCGCGGGCTGGCTCAACGACGAACACGGATCGGGACCGCTGGCCACGGGCGAGTGGTGGCTCATCGACCCGGTCGGTGGCAACGTCAACGCCGTGCACGGCATGCCCGACTGGAACATCGGCGTGAGCCTCGTCCGTGACGGCCGCCCGGTGCTGGCGGTGGTCCACTTCCCGGTCTTCGACGAGATGTTCACCGCGACCGAGGGCGGCGGAGCGTTCCTCAACGGTGCACGGCTGCGGGCTTCGGCCAAGACGTCGTTGGACGGCGCACTGGCCGGGACCGGCCTGGCCCAGCCGGGTCACGACCCCGAGCTCGCGAAGCGGATGGGCTCCGCCTTCACCGCGATGACGAACTCCGCCCTGTATGTGCGGGTCTCCGTACCGGTGACCCACCAGCTCGCCCAGGTCGCCGCGGGCCGGATGGACCTGCACTGGCAGTTCGACAACGTCCGGTCCCACGCGGCAGGTGTGCTGCTGGTCCAGGAGGCCGGAGGCGTCGTGACCGACCTCGAGGGCAAACCGTGGGAACTGGCCGGCGAGAGCTACCTCGCCGCCGCGCCGGGTGTGCACGCCGCCGCGCTGCAAGTCCTCACCGCCTGA
- a CDS encoding ABC transporter ATP-binding protein — protein sequence MTASPTTSPTSPPSPSPTADDGTPPQAFAGDDFDKDVLPTPPGATGALLRSLLAPMRARVALTTLLLLLQQAAVQAGPLLVAYAIDRAVPALRADDHGPLVAVGAGYLLCALAAGALQYVFLIASARVNQDVLLDLRGRIFRHAQALSLDFHERYTSGRLISRSTSDVEALRELLSEGLQELVAVVLSFLFISAMLLWLDLGLGAVAVASFGPLYLLMRLYQRRAGRVFAARSTAIATVIVKFVETMNGIRPVRAFRRESVNEAAFRVLNRRHERRNGDALLEMARYVTGSRLIANTAVTVIVLWGALRVVDGSLDLGVLAAAVLYLRRLYDPIDRLAMFLNSYQSAAASLEKIAGLLAQTPSVPEPSTPRELPALDGELPGRGVVFDEVSFGYRTGGEVLPRFALTLPAGQTVAVVGSTGAGKSTLAKLLARFYDPSAGRVLLDGVDLRELPGPELRRGVVMVTQEAFLFSGTVAENIAIGRPDASREEIERAAKAIGAHEFISALPDGYDTDVRKRGGRISAGQRQLVAFARALLADPAVLILDEATSSLDVPGERAVQAAMATVLKGRTAVVIAHRLSTVEIADRVLVMEHGRIVEDGSPAELIAGTGRFADLHRAWRDSLA from the coding sequence ATGACCGCCTCCCCCACGACCTCCCCCACGTCTCCCCCCTCGCCCTCCCCCACCGCCGACGACGGGACCCCTCCCCAGGCCTTCGCCGGCGACGACTTCGACAAGGACGTCCTGCCCACGCCGCCCGGCGCCACCGGCGCGCTGCTGCGTTCCCTGCTCGCCCCGATGCGGGCGCGCGTCGCCCTCACCACGCTCCTGCTGCTGCTCCAGCAGGCGGCCGTGCAGGCGGGCCCGCTGCTGGTGGCGTACGCCATCGACCGCGCCGTACCGGCGTTGCGGGCCGACGACCACGGGCCGCTGGTCGCGGTGGGCGCCGGCTATCTGCTGTGCGCGCTGGCCGCCGGCGCGCTGCAGTACGTGTTCCTGATCGCGTCCGCCCGCGTCAACCAGGACGTGCTGCTCGATCTGCGCGGCCGGATCTTCCGGCACGCGCAGGCGCTGAGCCTCGACTTCCACGAGCGCTACACCTCGGGCCGGCTCATCTCCCGCTCCACCAGCGACGTGGAGGCCCTGCGCGAGCTGCTCAGCGAGGGCCTCCAGGAACTCGTCGCGGTCGTGCTGTCCTTCCTGTTCATCTCCGCGATGCTGCTCTGGCTGGACCTGGGCCTGGGCGCCGTCGCGGTGGCCTCCTTCGGCCCGCTGTACCTGCTGATGCGGCTCTACCAGCGGCGTGCGGGCCGGGTGTTCGCGGCCAGGTCCACCGCGATCGCGACCGTGATCGTGAAGTTCGTGGAGACGATGAACGGCATCCGCCCGGTGCGCGCCTTCCGCCGCGAGTCCGTCAACGAAGCCGCCTTCCGGGTCCTGAACCGGCGGCACGAGCGGAGGAACGGCGACGCGCTCCTGGAGATGGCCCGGTACGTCACCGGGTCGCGGCTGATCGCCAACACGGCGGTGACAGTGATCGTGCTGTGGGGCGCCCTGCGGGTGGTGGACGGCTCGCTGGACCTGGGGGTGCTGGCGGCGGCGGTGCTGTATCTGCGGCGGCTGTACGACCCGATCGACCGGCTCGCCATGTTCCTCAACTCCTACCAGTCGGCGGCCGCCTCGCTGGAGAAGATCGCGGGCCTGCTCGCGCAGACGCCGTCCGTGCCGGAACCGTCGACGCCGCGGGAACTCCCGGCACTGGACGGCGAACTCCCGGGCCGCGGGGTCGTGTTCGACGAGGTCTCCTTCGGCTACCGCACCGGCGGGGAGGTCCTCCCCCGCTTCGCCCTCACCCTGCCCGCCGGGCAGACCGTCGCCGTCGTCGGCTCGACCGGCGCGGGCAAGTCCACGCTGGCCAAGCTGCTCGCCCGCTTCTACGACCCCTCCGCGGGCCGGGTCCTGCTGGACGGGGTCGACCTGCGCGAGCTGCCCGGGCCCGAACTGCGGCGCGGGGTGGTCATGGTGACGCAGGAGGCGTTCCTGTTCTCCGGCACGGTCGCCGAGAACATCGCCATCGGGCGGCCGGACGCGAGCCGGGAGGAGATCGAGCGGGCGGCGAAGGCGATCGGCGCGCACGAGTTCATCAGCGCCCTGCCCGACGGCTACGACACGGACGTCCGCAAGCGCGGCGGCCGGATCTCCGCCGGCCAGCGTCAACTCGTCGCGTTCGCAAGGGCGTTGCTCGCGGATCCGGCGGTGCTGATCCTCGACGAGGCGACCAGCTCGCTGGACGTCCCGGGCGAGCGGGCCGTCCAGGCGGCGATGGCGACGGTGCTGAAGGGCCGTACGGCGGTGGTGATCGCGCACCGGCTGTCGACCGTGGAGATCGCCGACCGGGTTCTGGTCATGGAGCACGGCCGGATCGTCGAGGACGGCAGCCCGGCCGAACTGATCGCGGGCACCGGCCGCTTCGCGGACCTGCACCGCGCCTGGCGCGACAGCCTGGCCTGA
- a CDS encoding MerR family transcriptional regulator — protein sequence MYPSVTPPRQVKIGDAAAFAGTTPRAIRHYHQIGLLREPERGGDGRRRYGYDDMIRLMWIRKMAEAGISLDDMRAAFDGARDIEETLGRLEETLAAQEAGIKRQRAAAQRLRVVGSPLGLLSQLVTDRLSHLPPGALRPSDLDALLVTERVFGPLGAAVQASVFMVLATHADLRAEADRLDAADAALDDSVDPHDPRVEELAAQHCAHHKALVQAIEADGLDTAEEKLFEIYDADLTGEEDAHMSAFEAVTKMPYDFSPARMRCMELTTELLAQDDQDTPDDS from the coding sequence ATGTACCCCTCCGTCACGCCTCCCCGCCAGGTCAAGATCGGTGATGCCGCCGCCTTCGCCGGGACCACCCCACGCGCCATCCGCCACTACCACCAGATCGGTCTGCTGCGGGAGCCCGAGCGAGGCGGAGACGGTCGCCGCCGCTACGGCTACGACGACATGATCCGCCTCATGTGGATCCGCAAGATGGCGGAGGCCGGAATCAGCCTGGACGACATGCGGGCCGCCTTCGACGGAGCCCGGGACATCGAGGAGACCCTGGGCCGACTGGAGGAGACCCTGGCCGCTCAGGAGGCCGGCATAAAGCGTCAGCGCGCGGCAGCCCAGCGCCTGCGGGTCGTGGGCAGCCCTCTGGGTCTGCTCTCCCAACTGGTGACGGACCGGCTCAGCCACCTGCCTCCGGGCGCACTGCGCCCTTCCGACCTGGACGCCCTGCTGGTCACGGAACGGGTCTTCGGGCCGTTGGGAGCAGCTGTCCAGGCCAGCGTGTTCATGGTGCTGGCCACCCACGCCGACCTGCGGGCCGAGGCGGACCGCCTCGATGCGGCCGACGCCGCCCTCGACGACAGCGTCGATCCCCATGACCCACGTGTCGAAGAACTCGCCGCGCAGCACTGTGCCCACCACAAGGCCCTGGTGCAGGCCATCGAGGCAGACGGGCTGGACACGGCTGAGGAGAAGCTCTTCGAGATCTACGACGCCGACCTGACGGGCGAAGAAGACGCCCACATGAGCGCCTTCGAAGCGGTCACCAAAATGCCATACGACTTCTCTCCCGCCCGGATGCGATGCATGGAACTCACGACAGAACTCCTCGCCCAAGACGACCAGGACACCCCAGACGACAGCTGA
- a CDS encoding ABC transporter ATP-binding protein, whose amino-acid sequence MIDAYEDPGTPDCRGGWAYLAWLVRCQPGRALAGAVLASVWMVLLAAAPYLLSRAVDDGLESGDQAALAGWTAALVAVGALNAWLSIMRHRTMTRVRMDGYFRTTKVVVRQTVRLGAGLSRQVRAGEVVTIGVGDVHTIAGSLTVIGPGVGSVVVYVFVAGLLLSVSPLLAGVVLLGVPVVAVLVGPLMTRLQGTEAEYRERQGVLTARIGDLAGGLRVLNGLGGKGLFADAFERDSQRLRAQGYRVGAVTSWLQALGLGLPTLFLAVVTWLAARLAAQGELTVGELVSVYGYVAVLVGSVAFLVDMGYQLSRGVVAARRVVRLLRLEPAPDTGTADAPGEPAVLHDPGSGVRVAPGRLTALVGARHAEVSAVVDRLGRYGPSDATWGGVRLDAMPLDQVRAGILVADHEADLFAGSLREVVAGRRERAPADLVRAVRAAAADDIVQGLAEGLDSPVTAQGRSLSGGQRQRVRLMRALLADPEVLLAVEPTSALDAHTEAAVARRLRAARAGRTTVVTTTSPLVLDHAETVHYLVDGKVAATGHHRDLLQREPGYRALVARDPEDTEGTEDTEGTEDTDVAEEAVR is encoded by the coding sequence GTGATCGACGCGTACGAGGATCCCGGCACACCCGACTGCCGTGGCGGCTGGGCGTACCTGGCGTGGCTGGTGCGCTGCCAGCCGGGGCGGGCACTGGCCGGGGCGGTGCTGGCCAGCGTCTGGATGGTGCTGCTGGCGGCGGCCCCGTATCTGCTGTCGCGGGCGGTGGACGACGGGCTGGAGTCCGGTGACCAGGCCGCGCTGGCCGGCTGGACGGCCGCCCTGGTCGCGGTGGGCGCGCTCAACGCGTGGCTGAGCATCATGCGCCACCGCACGATGACCCGGGTGCGGATGGACGGCTACTTCCGCACCACCAAGGTCGTCGTCCGGCAGACGGTGCGGCTCGGCGCCGGGCTGTCGCGGCAGGTGCGGGCCGGGGAGGTCGTCACCATCGGGGTGGGCGACGTGCACACCATCGCGGGCTCGCTGACCGTGATCGGGCCGGGCGTCGGTTCGGTCGTGGTGTACGTGTTCGTCGCCGGGCTGCTGCTGTCCGTGTCGCCGCTGCTCGCGGGGGTCGTACTGCTGGGGGTGCCGGTGGTCGCGGTGCTGGTGGGGCCGCTGATGACGCGGTTGCAGGGCACGGAGGCCGAGTACCGGGAGCGGCAGGGCGTGCTCACCGCGCGGATCGGCGACCTCGCGGGCGGGCTGCGCGTCCTCAACGGGCTGGGCGGCAAGGGGCTGTTCGCGGACGCCTTCGAGCGTGACTCGCAGCGGCTGCGGGCGCAGGGCTACCGGGTCGGCGCGGTCACCAGTTGGCTGCAGGCGCTCGGGTTGGGCCTGCCCACGCTGTTCCTCGCCGTGGTGACGTGGCTGGCGGCCCGGCTCGCCGCCCAAGGGGAGCTGACGGTGGGCGAGTTGGTGTCGGTGTACGGCTATGTCGCCGTCCTGGTCGGCTCGGTGGCGTTCCTCGTCGACATGGGCTACCAGCTCAGCCGGGGTGTGGTGGCCGCCCGGCGCGTCGTCCGGCTGCTGCGGCTGGAGCCCGCCCCGGACACCGGGACCGCCGACGCGCCCGGGGAGCCCGCGGTGCTGCACGACCCCGGGTCGGGGGTGCGGGTGGCGCCGGGCCGGCTGACCGCGCTGGTCGGCGCGCGGCACGCGGAGGTGAGCGCCGTCGTGGACCGGCTCGGCCGGTACGGCCCCTCGGACGCCACCTGGGGCGGAGTACGGCTGGACGCCATGCCGTTGGACCAGGTCAGGGCCGGGATCCTGGTCGCCGACCACGAGGCCGACCTGTTCGCGGGCAGCCTGCGCGAGGTGGTCGCCGGACGGCGCGAGCGCGCCCCGGCGGATCTCGTTCGGGCGGTGCGGGCGGCGGCGGCCGACGACATCGTGCAGGGCCTGGCGGAGGGGCTCGACTCGCCCGTGACCGCGCAGGGCCGCAGTCTCTCCGGGGGCCAGCGGCAGCGCGTCCGGCTGATGCGGGCGCTGCTCGCGGATCCCGAGGTGCTGCTGGCCGTCGAGCCGACGTCGGCGCTGGACGCGCACACGGAGGCGGCCGTCGCGCGGCGGCTGCGCGCGGCCCGGGCCGGCCGGACCACCGTCGTCACCACCACCTCGCCGCTGGTCCTCGACCACGCGGAGACCGTGCACTACCTGGTCGACGGCAAGGTCGCGGCGACCGGCCACCACCGCGACCTGCTGCAACGGGAGCCGGGCTACCGGGCGTTGGTGGCACGGGACCCCGAAGACACAGAAGGCACGGAAGACACGGAAGGCACGGAAGACACGGACGTGGCCGAGGAGGCTGTGCGATGA
- a CDS encoding NAD(P)-dependent oxidoreductase, which produces MNLTVLAASGQTGIALTRQALRRGHTVTAIARDPERIALPDSPSLRKVAGDVNDAASIAAVVDGDSVVLSALGTDRAGILLTGARAVVAAGPRRVIWLGAYGTGRSAEVAGEGAGMLAKVLGDRLADKVEADNTVLAAGGTVFHAGMLADGPESPRRRTVGLEAAPPFDLGAKVSRETVAAAMLDEAEAPGFPGAVALPLTE; this is translated from the coding sequence ATGAACCTCACCGTCCTCGCGGCCTCCGGCCAGACCGGGATCGCCCTCACCCGACAGGCGCTGCGACGGGGTCACACCGTGACCGCCATCGCGCGTGACCCCGAGCGGATCGCCCTGCCCGACTCCCCGAGCCTGCGGAAAGTGGCGGGCGACGTGAACGACGCGGCCAGTATCGCCGCCGTCGTGGACGGGGATTCCGTGGTCCTCTCCGCGCTCGGCACGGACCGGGCCGGGATTCTCCTGACCGGCGCCCGGGCCGTCGTCGCCGCCGGCCCACGGCGCGTCATCTGGCTCGGCGCCTACGGCACGGGCAGGTCGGCCGAAGTGGCGGGGGAGGGCGCGGGCATGCTCGCCAAGGTGCTGGGCGACCGGCTCGCGGACAAGGTCGAAGCCGACAACACCGTTCTCGCGGCCGGCGGCACCGTCTTCCACGCCGGGATGCTCGCCGACGGGCCGGAAAGCCCCCGTCGGCGCACGGTCGGCCTGGAGGCCGCGCCCCCCTTCGACCTCGGTGCGAAGGTCAGCCGGGAAACCGTCGCCGCGGCGATGCTCGACGAAGCCGAGGCACCCGGTTTTCCCGGCGCCGTGGCCCTCCCACTGACGGAGTAG
- a CDS encoding SDR family NAD(P)-dependent oxidoreductase — MTIDKIALVTGANRGLGRGAAIALARRGVRVLVTHRGDAAGAEKTVEQVQAVGGTAAVLRLDISDVSSFASFTSELSEQLERWGTSRLDILVNNAGVGIFGPLEDVTIDDFDTVMATNVRGTFFLIQSLVPLLTQGGRVINVSTSLTRHTSPATSVYSASKAAVEALSRTLAAELGPRGIRVNSIAPGPTATDFNGGAMRDDAGMRQVLAGQTALGRVGEPEEIGDAIATLASEGLRWVTAQRIEVSGGALL; from the coding sequence ATGACGATCGACAAGATCGCTTTGGTGACCGGTGCGAATCGCGGCCTCGGACGCGGCGCGGCCATCGCTCTGGCCAGACGCGGGGTGCGGGTCTTGGTCACCCACCGCGGTGATGCGGCCGGGGCTGAGAAGACGGTGGAACAGGTGCAGGCGGTGGGTGGGACTGCCGCTGTTCTCCGGCTCGACATCAGCGACGTCTCCTCTTTCGCGTCCTTCACCTCCGAACTGAGCGAGCAGCTGGAGCGCTGGGGTACTTCGCGGCTCGACATCTTGGTCAACAACGCGGGAGTGGGGATCTTCGGACCGCTGGAGGACGTCACGATCGACGACTTCGACACGGTGATGGCCACCAACGTCCGGGGCACGTTCTTCCTCATCCAGTCACTTGTGCCGCTGCTGACCCAGGGCGGCCGCGTCATCAACGTCTCGACGTCACTGACCCGCCACACCAGCCCCGCCACCTCGGTCTACTCCGCCTCGAAGGCCGCCGTCGAAGCCCTGAGCCGCACCCTCGCCGCAGAACTCGGCCCGCGCGGCATCCGGGTCAACTCCATCGCCCCGGGGCCGACCGCCACCGATTTCAACGGTGGAGCGATGCGGGACGACGCCGGGATGCGCCAGGTTCTGGCCGGACAGACCGCGCTCGGCCGCGTCGGCGAACCTGAGGAGATCGGCGACGCCATCGCCACGCTGGCCTCCGAGGGACTGCGCTGGGTCACCGCCCAGCGCATCGAGGTCTCCGGCGGCGCCCTCCTCTGA
- a CDS encoding TetR/AcrR family transcriptional regulator, whose protein sequence is MAAELSAHHRRLAQQKRDAITTAATELFLDRGYDGTSLARIAEAAGVSKSTLFKRFPTKAALFEAIVTESWQRDAGDAAARPQTGDLRSGLTTVGHRYADLVGRPGMTALFRIVIAELPRFPELGRMQFQLGKLPYFTSVQHYLESEHEAGNADVPDAASAANQFLGMIANYVLWPRMLLTDWNPAASDIHDAVEQAVQTMLARYTPTRRPDPKPER, encoded by the coding sequence ATGGCAGCAGAACTCTCCGCACACCACCGCAGGCTCGCTCAGCAGAAACGCGATGCGATCACCACCGCAGCCACAGAACTGTTCCTGGATCGTGGCTACGACGGCACCTCGCTGGCCCGGATCGCCGAAGCGGCCGGGGTCTCGAAGTCCACCCTGTTCAAGCGGTTCCCCACCAAGGCGGCCCTCTTCGAGGCCATCGTCACCGAGTCCTGGCAGCGTGACGCCGGCGACGCTGCCGCACGGCCACAGACCGGAGATCTGCGCTCCGGACTGACAACCGTCGGCCACCGCTATGCCGACCTGGTCGGCCGGCCCGGCATGACAGCCCTGTTCCGGATCGTCATCGCCGAACTGCCTCGTTTCCCCGAACTGGGACGGATGCAGTTCCAGCTTGGCAAACTGCCCTACTTCACCTCCGTTCAGCACTACTTGGAATCCGAGCACGAGGCGGGCAACGCTGATGTCCCGGACGCGGCGAGCGCCGCGAACCAGTTCCTCGGCATGATCGCCAACTACGTCCTGTGGCCCCGCATGCTGCTGACCGACTGGAACCCCGCAGCCTCAGACATCCACGATGCCGTCGAACAGGCCGTCCAGACCATGCTCGCCAGATACACCCCGACCCGCCGGCCTGACCCGAAGCCGGAACGTTGA
- a CDS encoding ABC transporter ATP-binding protein: MTVADGSSGRLPVAEAAEVRRATARLVRADGRAFTGALALNVLAAGAGLAGPWLLGRIIDEVRAGHGTGAVDRLAAAILACAVAQLLLARWARYAGHRFGERTLARVREEFVGRALALPASVVERAGTGDLTTRGTADVAAVGTTLRDAGPELLVCTVQALFTLGAVFAIDPLLGAVGVFALTPIWCALRWYLRRARTAYLAEGAATSEVAEIVASTASGARTVEAFRLQERRTAASRDALETSRRTRFRTLRLRTVFFPVVEVSYSLPVAGVLLLGGALHARGATSLGAVVAAALYLRQFADPLDQILMRVEQLQSSGASFARVEGLARAPKAVSDDCPVPADDRIDVTGVRYAYEHGGEVLRGVDLTVRPGERLAVVGPSGAGKTTLSRLLAGVDAPSAGTVTVGGVPVAELAPETLRRQVVLVTQEHHVFLGTVRDNLLIAEPAAGDDELWAALAAVGAADWVRDLPGGLDTELGGGGYRTDGSQAQQLALARVVLADPHTLILDEATALLDPTTARHTERALAAVLRGRTVIAIAHRLHTAHDADRVAVMEEGRLTELGTHEALVKGDGAYAALWRTWHGTPDRP, from the coding sequence ATGACGGTGGCCGACGGGTCCTCGGGGCGGCTGCCGGTCGCCGAGGCGGCCGAGGTGCGCCGGGCGACCGCCCGGCTGGTGCGGGCCGACGGACGGGCGTTCACCGGCGCCCTCGCCCTGAACGTGCTCGCCGCCGGAGCCGGGCTCGCCGGGCCGTGGCTGCTGGGCCGGATCATCGACGAGGTGCGGGCCGGGCACGGGACCGGCGCCGTGGACCGCCTGGCGGCGGCCATCCTGGCCTGCGCGGTGGCCCAGTTGCTGCTGGCGCGCTGGGCCCGGTACGCGGGCCACCGCTTCGGCGAGCGGACGCTCGCACGGGTGCGGGAGGAGTTCGTCGGCCGGGCGCTCGCGCTGCCCGCGTCGGTCGTGGAGCGGGCCGGGACCGGCGATCTGACCACGCGCGGCACCGCCGACGTGGCGGCCGTGGGCACGACCCTGCGGGACGCCGGGCCCGAACTGCTGGTCTGCACCGTCCAGGCGCTGTTCACGCTCGGCGCGGTGTTCGCCATCGATCCGCTACTCGGCGCGGTCGGGGTGTTCGCGCTGACCCCGATCTGGTGTGCGCTGCGCTGGTATCTGCGGCGGGCGCGCACCGCCTACCTCGCGGAGGGAGCGGCGACCTCGGAGGTCGCCGAGATCGTCGCGTCGACGGCGTCCGGGGCGCGCACGGTCGAGGCGTTCCGGCTCCAGGAGCGGCGGACGGCGGCGAGCCGGGACGCGCTGGAGACCTCGCGCCGCACCCGTTTCCGCACGCTGCGCCTGCGCACGGTGTTCTTCCCGGTGGTCGAGGTGTCGTACTCGCTGCCGGTGGCGGGCGTGCTGCTGCTGGGCGGCGCGCTGCACGCGCGGGGTGCGACGAGCCTGGGCGCGGTGGTGGCGGCCGCACTGTACCTGCGGCAGTTCGCCGACCCCCTCGACCAGATCCTGATGCGCGTCGAGCAACTGCAGAGCAGCGGTGCCTCGTTCGCCCGGGTGGAGGGCCTGGCCCGGGCGCCGAAGGCGGTGTCGGACGACTGTCCCGTCCCGGCGGACGACCGGATCGACGTGACGGGCGTGCGGTACGCCTACGAGCACGGCGGCGAGGTGCTGCGCGGCGTCGACCTGACGGTGCGGCCCGGGGAGCGGCTCGCGGTCGTCGGCCCGTCCGGCGCGGGCAAGACGACGCTGAGCAGGCTGCTCGCGGGCGTGGACGCGCCGAGCGCGGGCACGGTGACGGTGGGCGGGGTGCCGGTCGCGGAGCTGGCGCCCGAGACGCTGCGCCGGCAGGTCGTCCTGGTCACCCAGGAGCATCACGTCTTCCTCGGCACGGTCCGCGACAACCTGCTGATCGCCGAACCGGCCGCCGGCGACGATGAGTTGTGGGCGGCGCTGGCCGCGGTCGGCGCCGCCGACTGGGTCCGGGACCTGCCCGGCGGCCTCGACACCGAACTGGGCGGCGGCGGTTACCGTACGGACGGTTCGCAGGCCCAGCAACTCGCCCTGGCCCGAGTGGTGTTGGCCGACCCGCACACGCTGATCCTGGACGAGGCGACGGCCCTGCTGGACCCGACGACCGCCCGGCACACCGAGCGCGCCCTGGCCGCCGTCCTGCGGGGCCGCACGGTCATCGCCATCGCCCACCGCCTGCACACCGCGCACGACGCGGACCGGGTCGCCGTCATGGAGGAGGGCCGCCTCACCGAACTCGGCACGCACGAGGCGCTGGTGAAGGGCGACGGCGCGTACGCGGCACTGTGGCGGACCTGGCACGGGACGCCGGACCGGCCGTAG
- a CDS encoding LysR family transcriptional regulator, translated as MQLDLNLLTVLDALLEEGSVMGAAERLHLSSPAVSRTLGRLRAVTGDDILVRTGHSMTPTPYALSVREDVHRLVRQAREVLSPIRELDLAELDRTFTIQCHDAVAASLVPVLVGRIQQRASGVQLRVLAENSVDTDDLRHGRVDLELGGGRPGLPEFRSERLGEDRLIVAMRADHPCAGGLDLASYAAQPHVVISRRGRLTAPIDDVLAAEGLRRRVVAAVATVSTALQIAARGDALVTCTAILGRPLIEVFGLLARPLPIESPVATINCNWHQRYDSDPAHAWLREQVRASIEEITAC; from the coding sequence ATGCAATTGGACTTGAATCTGCTGACCGTGCTGGACGCCCTGCTCGAAGAGGGCAGCGTGATGGGCGCCGCCGAGCGGCTGCACCTGTCCTCGCCCGCGGTCAGCCGTACCCTCGGCCGGCTTCGGGCCGTCACCGGGGACGACATCCTGGTGCGCACCGGCCACTCGATGACTCCGACCCCGTACGCGCTGTCGGTGCGGGAGGACGTGCACCGGCTGGTCAGGCAGGCGCGCGAAGTGCTCTCGCCGATCCGTGAGCTGGACCTGGCCGAGCTGGATCGCACCTTCACGATCCAGTGTCACGACGCGGTGGCCGCGTCACTGGTGCCGGTACTGGTCGGGAGGATCCAGCAGCGGGCCTCCGGGGTGCAGTTGCGGGTGCTGGCGGAGAACTCCGTCGACACCGACGACCTGCGACACGGCCGCGTCGATCTGGAACTGGGTGGCGGGCGGCCCGGTCTGCCCGAGTTCCGGTCCGAGCGGCTCGGCGAGGACCGGCTCATCGTGGCGATGCGCGCGGACCACCCTTGCGCCGGCGGACTCGACCTGGCCTCCTACGCGGCGCAGCCGCATGTGGTGATCTCCCGGCGTGGCCGCCTCACCGCGCCGATCGACGACGTGCTGGCCGCCGAAGGCCTGCGGCGCCGGGTGGTCGCGGCGGTGGCGACGGTGTCCACCGCTCTGCAGATCGCCGCCCGTGGCGACGCGCTGGTCACCTGTACGGCGATCCTCGGCCGCCCGCTCATCGAGGTGTTCGGGCTCCTGGCCCGGCCGCTGCCGATCGAGTCCCCGGTGGCGACGATCAACTGCAACTGGCACCAGCGCTACGATTCCGACCCCGCCCACGCCTGGCTCCGCGAGCAGGTCAGGGCGTCGATCGAGGAGATCACCGCCTGCTGA